DNA sequence from the Sulfolobales archaeon genome:
TGACTCTTGCTCCACTCTAAAACCTTCTCCGGAGTCCCGTCGTTGCTCGCGGAGTCGACTACGATTATTTCGAGTCTATCCCTTGGATAGTCCTGCTCGTAAATGTTATCTAGCTTGGCCTCGATAAACCGAGCCTCGTTGTATGTAGGCACTATAATCGATGCCTTAGGCATATAGCTATAGTCTATCTCGATGCTCCACGATTTATTCAACCACCTTGTCTTTAGGTACCAATAATAGATCAGGGGTATGCCGAAGTGTATGGCCCCCAACATAATTGCTAGGAGTTCAGCTACCGACATATGCTGTAGTTGGTAGAAGTGTTCTTAATGAGTAGCGTGGCTATAGAGCTCAACTCTGTTGTTGAAGGATGTCAGCAATATCATCTTCTGAGTTCTTCAAGTGCTTTTCTAACAGCTTCTCTATGCAGAGGTGTTTGCCAAGCCACGTACCTACCAATACCGAGATCGAGGTCTTTCTCTGGTGGTGGAAGGTCTATCCAGGCTTGGGGGTCTCTATCGTACATTTCATGAATCACCAGATTTAGCTCGACGAGTTTGTGTAGCAACTCTAAACCCTCTCTACTCATAAGCGCGTCTGGGTCGTCTATTGCTCTTCGAAGTATCTCTTTTTCGCTGTTGCTTAGGGAAGATACAAATGTTCTGAGCTGCTTCTCTCTAGCGATCCTATTGACCATGGCATCAACGCTCCATTCACGCTCATAGAGCTCAGCTAATAGCTTAGGATTTCCACCTGTCGCCTTCCAGACATATTCGAAGCAAGGCCTGTCTCCAGGAATCTTCTCGTATAGCTGTTTAAAGCCCTCCTTGGGCATGTTCCACATTGGTAGTAGCTCAGCCCACCTATGCCTACCAATCTCCCTTCTTGAAATACCCTCACTTGTCGTTGCAATAACGACGATTCTCTCATAGCTTCTCGGAGGATGCTCAATGAGATTCAACAACCCCTTTACATACATCGCAGCCTTATCCAAGCCTATAGCCTGGAAAACATCGTCTACCAATATAGCGATACTCCTTTTACCTGCCCTAAGAGCATAGCCACCGAAATCCATGGCTAGTGTAGCCAGCTTAAGCTGGGCTATGCCGAGAGCCTCTGAAGCAGCTTCAACTAACCTCTTAACGAAGTCCTTTAGGTCTGTGTACGCAAGGAAGTCTCTTCTGAGAGGATCAATGTAGATGACATCGAAGCCAAGCTCTCTCAATAGCTCAGCGGCTTGCTTAAGCCACGCTGTTTTCCCACAACCTTCTGGACCAAAGACAACCTTTACATCTATAACGCCTTTCTCTGCCCACTCCTCAACACGCTTAAGAGCATGTTCACGATCAACAAACTCGATCTCTAGATCGGCAAACCTAAGCTTAACCCTCTCCATAGCTTGCCCTCTCTACTCTGCGTGCTAGATAGTCTCTAACTTCTTTTTCCAGTCTTGACGCAACATCTATAATCATCTCTGCTTGTATCCATAGCTTTTCGTAATTGATCTCTCTATATCTGTGCACTAGTGCGTGTCTCATTGGCATTAACTCTAATAGCTTATCAACCACCTCCCCGCTTATCACACCTCTATCTCTACATATCTCGACGTAGTCCTTGTAGTACTCTGCTACTCCGAGGCCTAGGCTAGACACTATGTGTCTTAAGAGATCGATCATACCCTCTATCGCTGTCTGTATTGTTCTCTCCAGAGCCTTCCTCAAGTACTTGTCCCACATTACCCCTTCAAAGCCCTTTTCGCGGAGCTCTCTGAGATCCTCTACATCTTCTCGTAGCTTTGTGAGAATCCTCATGATCAGTGCTTCATCCACGCCATCTCTATCGAGCCACGCGTAGAAGCTTGCTCTCTCACACTCCATAACCTCCACAACCTCGTGCTCCAGCCCCTTCTTAAGCACCTCCTCATAGCCTCCTCTATCCAGGAGCCTCACCCCATGCCTCAGTACTCTAAGTCTTAGGCTAGGAGCAGCGTCTTCGAGGTCTAGGATCGAGATCTTCTCCTCAGCTATTTTGAGAGCCTTGGAAATCTCGGCAGTAAGGTAAGGTATAACCCTCCGAGCAACTCCTATCTCTTGACAGAGAGGAGATTCGACAAATAGGCACTCATATGGCAAAAGTACATAGGTTTACTGGTGGAGGGGGGTTTAATCCGCTAAAGGTTCTAGCCGACGTGGTAGTAATTAGGCCTGAACCCGTGCGTGGATTCCAGGAATTCCTCTACTCTGCCTGGGCGGACATCGTGAACAGTGGTATAACCTCAAAAGTTGCTGAGTGGGTGTCTCAAGTTTCTAGTGAGGAGTACCTCGATATAACTGCTGAAATTCTGGGAGAGGACAGTGGCTGAGGCTGCTGCGAATCGCCGAGTTGTTGATATGCTTAGAGAGGTTGTGAGTAGGTTTAGCGAGGTTAGGTTGGCATATCTATTCGGTAGCTATGCTATGGGTAGGGAGACGCCTGCTAGCGATATCGATATAGCTGTTCTCGTAGAGAGCAAGGATCTATCTCCTTTTCAACTAAGTAGAAGTTCATAACAGTTCTTTCAACGTCTATAAGAATGGTTTTAGTCTCGCCGGTGGAAATGTGGAAGGATACGAATGTTCTAGGCATGTGTGCTCCGTAGTTGTATACTAAGTGGTCGAGGCCACTGCTTTGATACGTTGTATGAATGCTGGAGAGAATGTCGTGTAGAAACACCCCTCCAAAGACTGGTCTAAAGCCATGGGCCAGGGCAATAGCTTCTAAAACCGTTGTCTTCCCACTGTTGTTAGGTCCCACAAGTATTGTGACAGGGGCTAGTTCTACGTTGCCTTTAATAACTCCTCGAAAGTTTCTCAATGTAAGCTTGCTGATGTATACCACTCTAAGCCCCTTACAAATCTATCCTAATAAAATAGATTTATGTATGATCCAACATCTAGGCTCAGCTGCTTGTTCAAAAAGATTTTGCTGTAGCATCTCTCTAGATATAGTCTCAGGCCTAGATATCCTCTCAATGTTTTAACCCGTTCAACGTTTACTAGCATCCATGTTCATGAGTATTAGTTCGTCTATAGTTTGGGATAGCATAGCTTCGTAGAGGCCGGGTTCCTCAACTAGAACCATACCTTTAGTCAGTACCCAGAGCCTAAATCTTGGCGAGAGAGCCTGTAGCGGCACTATATCTATGGGGAGGTTAAGTGCTTCCTCGAGTTTTACGCCTAGCTTTAGAATTCTATCCAGGTTTTCGAAATCCTCTAGATACACGGCGATATCTATATCTCTGAAGCTATCGGCTTCGATGAAGCTGCCGAAGAGGATTGCTAGTTTGACCCCTTTATCAACTAGAGTATCTCTCAGCTTCTCTATAACCCTGCTCTTCTCCTCCGAACCCAGTCTATAGTATCTAAACCTGTGCATTGGCTAGAAATCTCTTTAACCTTTCGATAAGGCTGTGCACAGGCTTGAAATTCTCATTCTCCTTAATACTGTCATACACCCTCCTATCATCTATGACCCAGTACCTATGCACCAGGAGATTCCTT
Encoded proteins:
- a CDS encoding nucleotidyltransferase domain-containing protein; this encodes MAEAAANRRVVDMLREVVSRFSEVRLAYLFGSYAMGRETPASDIDIAVLVESKDLSPFQLSRSS
- a CDS encoding DUF86 domain-containing protein — protein: MPYECLFVESPLCQEIGVARRVIPYLTAEISKALKIAEEKISILDLEDAAPSLRLRVLRHGVRLLDRGGYEEVLKKGLEHEVVEVMECERASFYAWLDRDGVDEALIMRILTKLREDVEDLRELREKGFEGVMWDKYLRKALERTIQTAIEGMIDLLRHIVSSLGLGVAEYYKDYVEICRDRGVISGEVVDKLLELMPMRHALVHRYREINYEKLWIQAEMIIDVASRLEKEVRDYLARRVERASYGEG
- a CDS encoding ATP-binding protein, translated to MERVKLRFADLEIEFVDREHALKRVEEWAEKGVIDVKVVFGPEGCGKTAWLKQAAELLRELGFDVIYIDPLRRDFLAYTDLKDFVKRLVEAASEALGIAQLKLATLAMDFGGYALRAGKRSIAILVDDVFQAIGLDKAAMYVKGLLNLIEHPPRSYERIVVIATTSEGISRREIGRHRWAELLPMWNMPKEGFKQLYEKIPGDRPCFEYVWKATGGNPKLLAELYEREWSVDAMVNRIAREKQLRTFVSSLSNSEKEILRRAIDDPDALMSREGLELLHKLVELNLVIHEMYDRDPQAWIDLPPPEKDLDLGIGRYVAWQTPLHREAVRKALEELRR
- a CDS encoding nucleotidyltransferase domain-containing protein, producing the protein MHRFRYYRLGSEEKSRVIEKLRDTLVDKGVKLAILFGSFIEADSFRDIDIAVYLEDFENLDRILKLGVKLEEALNLPIDIVPLQALSPRFRLWVLTKGMVLVEEPGLYEAMLSQTIDELILMNMDASKR
- a CDS encoding glycosyltransferase, which encodes MLGAIHFGIPLIYYWYLKTRWLNKSWSIEIDYSYMPKASIIVPTYNEARFIEAKLDNIYEQDYPRDRLEIIVVDSASNDGTPEKVLEWSKSHPDVKVVLLRESVRRGKAFALNEVLKRISSEIVLLPMLTLGGSTEIL